A genomic segment from Aegilops tauschii subsp. strangulata cultivar AL8/78 chromosome 1, Aet v6.0, whole genome shotgun sequence encodes:
- the LOC120970143 gene encoding uncharacterized protein: MKKKQIVHANQSNKRARLVWRKQNGDIEFASSTTVDEQALEESNFARGSTNTDLTRRKEISRLNRANRKLQLMKKRGKCQSSPSEVSNFGKPTCLCPFCNAIMWHQERSKNNTNISRPTFGLCCKEGKVKLPPLKKPPAYLQQLLMSDEKGESSNYRDNIRNYNSIFAFTSMAGQVDYEINKRGGAPYVFRLNGQNYHQIGTLLPKDSGDNSCRPKFAQLYIYDTENEVKNRMQASTSKEKKTQLDEGIVSRLLEMLDENNELVKSFRMARDRYQESDLENVRLRLIGKRSNDGRQYNLPTASEIAALIIGEETGENVGRDIIVENKDKQLQRISELHPSFMSMQYPLLFPYGEDGFRPEIKLEKTKGGEGKRNHVTMMQYYAYRIQQRLNQSVVLQTSGKLFLQFIVDAATCIEQWRLNWYRMYQGILRTELYSGLQDAIDNGDTRTDQVGKRIILPSSYNGSPRNKQQYYQDAMAICRWAGYPDLFITFTCNPKWPEIQTMLDFIPGQKPEDRPDIVNRVFLIKLNELIEDIYKNKRFGKAIAIVYTIEFQKRGLPHAHILLFLDLGDKDPSPQNIDQIISAEVPDKDADPEGYMAVENFMMHGPCGQPHYKSPCMINGKCSKHFPKMFCEETSIDEEGFPIYRRRNDGRIVEKNGVHLDSRYIVPYNRDLIVKYQAHINGEWCNKSRSIKYAFKYTQK; this comes from the exons ATGAAGAAGAAACAGATAGTCCATGCAAATCAAAGCAACAAGCGTGCAAGGTTGGTTTGGAGAAAACAAAATGGTGACATTGAGTTTGCTTCGAGTACAACAGTTGACGAACAAGCTTTAGAAGAATCAAATTTTGCCAGAGGCTCGACAAATACCGATTTGACTAGAAGAAAAGAAATAAGTAGATTGAATCGAGCAAATAGGAAGTTACAATTGATGAAAAAAAGAGGTAAATGTCAGAGCTCTCCAAGTGAAGTTTCAAATTTCGGAAAACCAACATGCTTATGTCCATTCTGCAATGCTATAATGTGGCATCAAGAGAGAAGCAAGAATAACACAAACATATCAAGACCAACATTCGGACTTTGTTGCAAGGAAGGCAAAGTCAAATTGCCACCATTGAAAAAACCTCCAGCATACCTTCAGCAGCTACTAATGTCTGATGAAAAGGGAGAATCCTCAAATTACAGAGACAATATCAGGAACTATAATTCAATATTTGCATTTACTTCGATGGCTGGCCAGGTCGACTACGAGATAAACAAAAGAGGGGGTGCACCGTATGTTTTTCGCTTGAATGGCCAAAACTATCATCAAATTGGCACATTGCTACCTAAAGATAGTGGAGATAATAGTTGCAGGCCAAAGTTTGCTCAATTGTACATTTATGATACAGAAAATGAGGTTAAAAACAGAATGCAGGCTTCAACCtcaaaggaaaagaaaacacaACTAGATGAAGGCATTGTGTCTAGATTATTGGAGATGCTTGATGAGAACAACGAGTTAGTGAAATCATTCCGTATGGCAAGGGATAGATACCAAGAGTCAGATCTTGAAAATGTTAGGTTGCGATTAATTGGTAAAAGGTCCAACGATGGAAGACAATACAACCTACCAACTGCATCTGAAATAGCTGCACTCATTATTGGGGAAGAGACAGGAGAAAATGTTGGACGGGATATAATAGTAGAAAATAAAGACAAACAACTCCAGAGAATTTCAGAACTACATCCAAGCTTTATGTCTATGCAATACCCATTATTATTCCCATACGGAGAAGACGGATTCAGACCAGAAATAAAATTAGAAAAAACAAAGGGTGGCGAAGGAAAGAGAAATCATGTTACCATGATGCAGTATTATGCATATCGCATCCAGCAGCGACTGAACCAGTCAGTAGTCTTGCAAACGAGTGGCAAGTTGTTCCTTCAGTTCATTGTAGATGCAGCAACATGCATTGAGCAATGGAGGCTAAATTGGTACAGGATGTATCAAGGGATACTTAGAACAGAGCTATATAGCGGTTTGCAAGACGCAATTGATAATGGTGATACAAGAACTGATCAAGTAGGTAAAAGAATTATACTACCTTCATCATATAATGGAAGTCCTAGGAATAAACAGCAGTATTACCAGGACGCAATGGCGATATGTCGGTGGGCTGGATATCCAGATTTGTTTATCACTTTCACATGCAACCCAAAGTGGCCAGAAATACAGACCATGTTGGACTTCATACCAGGCCAAAAACCAGAAGATCGTCCAGACATTGTCAATAGAGTGTTCCTTATAAAGCTCAATGAACTGATAGAAGATATATACAAAAATAAGCGGTTTGGAAAAGCAATAGCAA TTGTCTACACCATCGAGTTCCAGAAAAGAGGTCTACCTCATGCACATATACTACTATTTCTGGATCTAGGCGACAAGGATCCTAGCCCCCAAAATATTGATCAGATCATATCAGCAGAGGTACCAGACAAGGATGCTGACCCAGAAGGTTACATGGCAGTTGAAAATTTCATGATGCACGGGCCATGTGGGCAACCACACTACAAGTCACCGTGCATGATCAATGGGAAGTGCTCAAAACATTTCCCTAAGATGTTCTGTGAGGAAACAAGCATCGATGAAGAAGGATTCCCGATATACAGAAGAAGAAATGATGGAAGGATAGTAGAAAAAAATGGAGTACATCTAGATAGCAGGTATATTGTTCCATACAACAGGGACCTGATAGTCAAATACCAGGCCCACATAAACGGGGAATGGTGTAATAAATCAAGATCCATAAAGTATGCGTTCAAGTACACCCAAAAATGA